The DNA sequence CTGTGATGAAGACTTGTCAGATATTTATGAGAATATGGATTACAGCCGTGGTATTATGTTCAGTGGCAGGAGTATGGTATACCGGGAAACTGATATCATATCTGATGAGAAAAGAGTTCAAACAGAATATTATCAAAGAGTATATAAGCCAAATAACTGGCATTATGCGTTACAAATGATATTTGGACGGAACAAACATTTTCTGGGCGTAGTGACACTATATAGGACGATTGGTAAAGAGGACTTTACATATGAAGATGTATTCCTGATGGATATGCTTAAGGATCATATGGCATACCGGTTGTCACAGGACAGAAACAATCAGATGACCAGTCAGGAGAAACTGACGCTGACACAGGCAGTAAAGACCTATGATCTGACGAAGCGGGAGCAGACCATATTGCAGCTTTTGCTGCAGGGAATGGAGAATACGGAGATCTGTGACCATTTATCCATAACGGTAAATACACTAAAGAAGCATATTTTAAATATTTACCGGAAACTGGGAATTCGAAACCGTGTTCAGATGTTTAAACTGATTAAAGAAAAAGAGTAGTTAGTACTATAAAAGTAGTAGAAAAATGGTAATCCTGTTCTATTGAAGAATTAATTTGAAAGTAGTATATTTTCGTTAACAAGCAAAGGAGCTGTTCAGAGATGAACGGCTCTTTTTTGTTATATTAGTTGTATGTTGCAGATTGGAGGAAGAAAGAATGAAAGAAATCATATTAATAATCAGACCAGAAAAGCTGGAAGTATTAAAAAGCATATTGGATGAGAAGAATTGTGGTGGTATGACGATCTCAACCGTTATGGGATGCGGAACACAGAAAGGAACTGTTGAGGGCGTAAATGAGATTAAAGGCTTTAAAACTACGATCAATCTTCTTCCAAAAGTAAGAGTTGAAGTAGTAGTTGAAGATTCCAAGGTAGAACAGATTATTCTGGATGTCAGAGAAAAGGTAGCTACCGGACATGTCGGAGATGGTAAGATCTTCATTCGAAATATCGAAGAGGCTATACGAATCCGTACCGGTGAACGAGGAGAAAAAGCATTATAGAGAAATTTGAAAAAGAGGTGATATGATTTGGCAAATGTTATAGTTGATATCAAAGACGTAAATAAAATATACGGAACAAATCATGTTGTAAAAGATCTGAATCTACAGGTAGAGGAAGGCGAGTTCCTGACATTGCTTGGATCATCCGGATGCGGCAAGACGACAACGCTTCGTATGATCGCAGGATTTGAAGAACCGACGACAGGCTCCATTCAGGTAGAAGGTGAGCCGATTGAAGATAAAGAGCCATTTGAGAGAAATGTAAACACTGTCTTTCAGAGTTACGCTTTATTTCCACATAAGACCATATATGACAACGTAGCATATGGTCTTAAGATGAAAAAGGTTCCAAAGAAAGAGATCAAAGAACGGGTAGCGGAGATGTTAGAGATGGTTCAGTTATCCGGATTTGAGAAACGGTATCCAAGTCAGTTGTCCGGTGGACAGAAGCAGCGAGTTGCGATTGCAAGAGCGTTGATCAATCGTCCGAAGGTTCTGCTGTTGGATGAGCCGCTTGGTGCATTGGATCTGAAGCTTAGAAAACAGATGCAGCTGGAACTGAAACGGCTGCAGAAGAAATTACATATCACATTTATCTATGTTACACATGATCAGGAAGAAGCGCTTACGATGAGCGACAGGATAGCTATTATGCATGATGGTGTCATGGATCAGATCGGATCACCGACAGACATCTATGAAAGACCGGCAACCAAGTTCGTAGCAACCTTCATCGGAGAGACAAATGTATTTGACGGAACGATCAAATCGATCGCAAACGGAAAAGCGGTTATAGGAATTGAAAATGGAGATGTAACAACCTCCGGCTCCGTGACCGAGACAGAGGAAAAGAACACCGGATTTTCAGTTGGTGAATTTGTAACCGTTTCTGTTCGACCGGAAAAGCTTCATTTTTCGGCGGAACCGGTAGAGGGCTTCAGTGTACCGGCACTGGTCAAGGATTATATCTATGTTGGTTCAGTCGTTAAATGTCTGGCGGTTCTTCCAAATGGAAATGAAGTAAAGATGGAACGTCTGGCAGGCGAAGAACTTCCAAAATCCGGTGACAAAGTATTTATCTGCTGGAATCCGGAGGATGCGGTATTGATCCACAGTCTGGATAACAGCTTCTATCAGAGTATGGAAAATATAACACTGGCATAAGGAGGTGTTTGATATGAATAAAAAGAGATTCAGAGAAAAGACACTTCCGGCAACGATCATGGTAGGGCCGGTGACCTTATGGCTGATCCTGTTGGTAGCGGTTCCACTCATCTATATACTGGTCATGAGTTTTTGCAGTATCGATCAGTATTACAATGTAACATTTCAGTTCACATTCGATAATTACAAACATCTGGCGGACAGTTCTTATATTAAGATCTATGTTCAGTCACTTGTGATCGCATTACTTACAACCGTGATCTGTATCGTGCTTGCATATCCGTTTACCTATATTATTGCAAGGACAAAGAGCAGATCAAAGAATCTGTTATATATGCTGGTTATCATTCCATTCTGGACGAATTCACTGATCCGTATCTATGGATGGAAGACATTCCTTGGTTCATCCGGCTGGTTGAATACCGTGCTTATGAAGCTACATCTGATATCAGAGCCATTGAACCTCTTATATAATCAGGGAACTACCGTATTTGGTATGGTGTACTGCCTGTTCCCATTTATGGTACTTCCGCTTTATACCGCGATCGGCAAGCTGGATCATACTTTACTGGAGGCTTCCTCTGATCTTGGAGCTAAGGGCTGGCGGACTTTCTTTGAAGTGATCCTGCCACTGACAGCCAGCGGAATCTTTTCCGGTTGTATCATGGTATTTATCCCATGTCTTGGATATTTCTTTGTATCGAATATCTTAGGTGGTGGAAATGCAGATGTTATTGGTAACCTGATCGAGCGTCAGTTCAAGAGTGGAAATAACTGGCCGCTTGGTGCAGCCTTATCCATCATATTAATTGTTATCACATTGATCCTCGTCAAACTGTACCAGAAGACAGGCGGCGATATGGATAGTCTGGGGGTGTAAACGATGAGCAGAAAAGCAAAAGTAAGAACAAAGAGTATTCTTTCAAAGATCTTTTGTTCTCTGATTTATATTGTATTGTTTATGCCGATTGCAGTTGTTGTAGTGAATTCTTTTAATGCAACGACATCAAAACCATATCTGACCTGGAAGGGGTTTACATTTGACTGGTATGTGAAATTGTTTGAAAATCAGTCGCTTCTTACATCCTTTGGCAATACGATGATCATAGCATTGGTCACAACTGTACTTTCAACGATTATAGGTACGCTCGGTGCGATCGGAATGTACAAATATAAATTCAAAGGAAAAGGGATCATAGACGGACTTTTATATATCCCGGTCGTTATTCCTGAGATTGTAATGGGTATATCCTTACTTACGGTATTCGCAAAGGTCTCGATCCCAAGAGGTATGCTTACATTGATCATTGCACATATCACCTTCTGTGTGCCATATGTTATCTTCAATGTCAGGGCAAGATTATCCGGCTATGATATTTCGATTGAAGAAGCAAGTATGGATCTGGGAGCTAACCGCATTCGTACATTCTGGGAGATCACACTTCCGGTTTTAAGACCCGGCATTACAGCCGGTGCATTACTGGCATTTACGTTATCGATTGATGACGTTATCATAAGCTACTTTGTAAATGGTAATACGATGACTTATCCGTTACAGGTTATGGCAAGTATTAAGAGTGGAGTAGCACCTGATGTAAATGCATTATCAGCGCTGATCTTAGCAGGCACGATCATCTTTGTTGTCCTGACTCAGGGAAATCTGTTTAAGAAGAAAAAACAGTAGCTGTATAGAATGAAACAGTAAACAATTTATAGAAGTAACCGAACAAGGTTCAAGAGTAGAAGGGAGACATAATTATGAAGAAAAACAGAAAAAGAGCAGTAAGTATTGCATTATCACTTGTTCTTGCAATGACAGCAGTAAATATCACAGGCTGTGGTAAGAAAGCAGACAGTACAAACGGAGAGTTAAACCTGTTCATTTGGACAGAGTATGTACCGGATGAAGTAATTAAGGATTTTGAAAAAGAATATGGAATTAAAGTAAATGTATCAACATTCTCATCCAATGAGGATATGCTTGCAAAGGTAAAATCAGAGGATGAAGGAACTTATGATATCGTACAGCCGAGTGACTATATGGTAGAATCCATGATCGCTCAGGGAATGCTTGAGAAGTTGGATCAGGATGCACTTACCAATCTGTCAAATATTGGTAGTCAGTATCTGGATCCTACATATGATCCGGGCAATGTCTACTCCGTTCCTTATCAGGGTGGTGTGGCAGCGATCGCAGTCAACACCGACAAGGTATCAACAGATATTAAGGGATATGCAGATCTCTTTGATCCTTCATTAAAAGGACAGATCGTAGCACTGGATGACTACAGAGCAGTTATCGGTATGACGGAGAGAAGCATGGGACTCAGCATGAATGAAACAGATACAGCAAAGCTTGCCGAGGTTGAAACGAAGCTTCTGACATTAAAGGATAATATCGCAGTATATGACAGTGACAGTCCAAAGTCATCTCTGATCAGCGGAGATTGTAATATTGGTTACTGCTGGTCTGCTGAAGTAGCGCTTGCTATGGATGAGAACCCTTCGATCAAGATTGTATTTCCTGAAGAGGGCGCATATAAATTCATTGATAACTGGGCAATCGCAAAGGGTGCCAAGAACTATGATAATGCAATGAAATTCATCAACTATATGTGTGATCCGGATGTTGCTACAAAGGTTATGGCGGAATACCCATATCTGAATGCAAATGCAACTGCAGTGGAGGCAAATGAAGATTACAAGAATAATGAAGCAAAGAATGTACCGGCTGAGGTATTTGAAAAAGGTGAATTTGTTGGAAATCTTGATACAGATACATTGACTGTTTACAACGATATGTGGAACAAATTAAAGCAGTAATACAAAACGGCAAAAGGCAGACAAAGAAAGTTGATCAGGAGGAGTAAGATATATGGAACCAAAAAAGATGTATATTGATGGTGAGTGGGTAACAGGAAGTATGGAAAAGCCGTTTGATGTTATCAATCCGGCAACCGGAGAAGTGATCGCACAGGTCTATGAAAGCAGTGTAGAAGATACCAAACGTGCGATCGCTGCGGCAAAGAAATCATTTTACCAGACAAGAGAGTGGCGTGATATGGATTCCCAGACCAGAAGTGATATGATTCTAAAGATCGCAGATCTGATCGACAAATATGCCGATGAACTGGCAATGCTGGATACTCTGGATAATGGTAAGCCTCTTCGTGAAGCAGAAGGAGATATCAGTGATGGTATTCATTGCTTCCGTTATTACGCAGGCCTTTGCAAGACTCCGCATGGTGGTGTATATGAGGTAAATGATGGATTTGGTAAGATGCATTCATATGAGACCAGAGAGCCGGTCGGTGTCTGTGCGCAGATCACTCCATGGAATTATCCGTTTCTGATGTCTGTCTGGAAACTGGCTCCTGCACTTGCAGCAGGAAACAGTATCGTGTTTAAACCAAGTCCAAAGGCTCCGCTTTCAACAATCCGGTTATTCGAGATCTTTGAAGAAGCAGGACTTCCGAAGGGCTGCGTCAATCTGTTACAGGGTGATGCTGAGATCGGAACGGAAATGGGCGAGAATACCGATGTTGATATGATCACATTTACTGGAAGTACCAGAGTCGGTCAGAGTCTGATGAAAGCAGCCGCTACAAATGTGAAGAAGATCGGACTGGAGCTTGGTGGTAAATCACCAAATGTCATTTTCGCAGATGCAGATCTGGATGGCGCTGTAGAGTGGGCAATGATCGGTATTTTCTTCAATCAGGGCGAGGTATGTTCCGCAGGATCCAGAATCATCATAGAAGAAAGCATCCATGATGAGTTTGTTGCCAGATTAAAGAAAAAGGCGGAAGCCATGACGATCGGCAATCCGGTGAACAATCCGGATATCGGACCAGTCATTACGGAAAAGGATATGGAGAAAGTTCTGTCTTACATAAAGAGTGGTATCGAGGAAGGCGCAACACTTGTAACAGGTGGTGAGCGCTATACAGAAGGAGAATGTGCAAAGGGCTACTTTGTACGTCCAACGATCTTTGATAATTGTACTTCGGATATGAAGATTGTCCGTGAGGAGATCTTTGGTCCCGTTGTCAGCATCCAGACCTTTAAGACAGAGGAAGAAGCGATTGCGATGGCAAATGATACTGTATATGGTCTTGCCGGAGCTGTATTTACTTCCGATATAACCAGAGCACATCGTGTGATCAGTGAGCTTCGCGCAGGTATCACATGGATCAACTGCTACAACCCAACCTTCAATGAAGCACCTTGGGGCGGCTATAAGATGAGCGGTATTGGCAGAGAGCTTGGCGTTCATGGTATCGAGGAATATCAGGAGGTTAAGCAGATCAATATCAATCTGAACCCGGGTATTGTAGGCTGGTATGAACACTAGATAAAACAGACCGTTCACTTTCTGAAAAATGAAGGTGGGCGGTTTTTTAATGCGTTTCAAATACCGAATGATTTGGCGAATAACAGAAATAGGGTAGAAAATGATACTTCGATAGAGGTATGACGATGAAATTACAAGTCAGTTATATGAGCTAAATATACTTATATTTAATTATATATAATAGATAAATGGTAGATAAATGGTATAAATTAGTAATTGAAAAAGAGCATGAGATACGATAATATACAGACATAGAAGCAAAGGAGCTTGTGGACAGGTCACAGGCTCCTTTTTTTCAGTTTAAAGATGAATATATTTTAAGGAGGATTTTAATATGAGTTATGAACAGGTAAGTAAGGATTTGGAAAAGGTAATTGGTTATATCCATTCAGATGAATTAACAGACGATGAAAAGAAATTAATGACAGAACAGACATTAGATTATTTTGATAATTATGTAAGCCCGGGCTGGTTAAAATACAGAAAGTCAGTATCTACCAACTCAGCAGTGCTTGAGTGGAAAGATCATGACGGTGTATGTGATGGCTTATATGGTGAAGAATTCATTGACTGTCTTGGTGGTTTCGGTATTTATACATGTGGTCATAGAAATCCGGAGATCCTTGATACCGTAAAGGCACAGCTTGATCATCAGGCGCTTCATTCACAGGAGCTGTTGGATCCGCTTCGTGGATATCTTGCAAAGGCAGTTGCAGATATCACACCGGGTGATCTTCAGTATTGTTTCTTTACAAATGGTGGTGCAGAGGCAGTCGAAATGGCATTGAAGCTTGCCAGAATCGCAACAGGCGGAAGATGGTATATCTCAACCGTTGGTGCATTCCATGGTAAATCAATGGGTGCAATCTCAATGGGTGGTAAGAATACATACAGAGTTCCATATACACCTATGGTACAGCAGGTACAGCATGTAGAATATGGTAATGCAGAGGATGCAAGAAAGGCAATCCGTAACCTGATCGCTGTTGGTGAAAAGGTTGCAGCCATGATCGTTGAACCAATTCAGGGCGAGGCTGGTGTTATCGTTCCACCGGAAGGATATCTGACAGAGTTAAGACAGATCTGTGATGAGTATGGTGTAGCGTTGATCTTTGATGAGATCCAGACAGGTATGGGTCGTACCGGTACAATGTGGAGATGCGAAGCAGAAGGCGTAACACCGGATATCATGACATTCGGTAAAGCATTTGGTGGTGGTATTATGCCAATCACAGGTATTATCTGTAAGCCATCCATGTGGGTACAGCAGTTGATCGACAACCCATGGTTACTTGGTTCTCCTACATTTGGTGGTAACCCTGTATGTTGTTCGGCAGCGATCGCAACGATCAAATACATGATTGATAATGATATTCCAGGACAGTGTGCAAGCAAAGGTAAGATCTTAAAGGCAGGACTTGAAAGTCTGAAGGCAAAATATCCTGAGATCATCGATGATGTCAGAGGCGTAGGTCTGATGCTTGCTGTTGAGTTTGTTACATCTGATATCGGTTACAGCATCGCAAAGGGCTTGTTCTCAAGAGGTGTTATGACAGCCGGAACACTTGTAAACTCCAAGTGTATCCGTTTCGAGCCGACAGCGGTTATTACAGAGGAACAGATCGCAGCCGTTATCGAGCGTATGGATGCGGCACTTGCTGATACGAAGAAAGAATATAATCTGTAAATTCATCGGTATATCATGATGGAAAATCATCTGACCATAGTATAGGCAATGATTTTTCGGATGAATAGAATGTGCAAAGTACATATAAGACTACCGTTTATTCGGATACAGATTTGATCGTCAGTTGAAACTGCTATGATCAGACTGCCGGATGGACGGTAGTTTTGTTTTATAGAAATATTTATCCTGTAAAGCAATTTTGTTCTGGGGTAAAAGAGTCGAAGCGGCTCTTTGTATTTATACATAAATAGGGTATAATAAAGCTATTCATTCTATATGGGGAGGTATATACAGATGAGAAAATTAAAGATCACATTTAACGCACCGGTGACGCTGGGCTTTGTATTTATTTGTTTTGTTGTAACGCTGCTTGGGGTACTGACCGGTGGCGGAAGTACCCGGTTATTATTTATGACATATCATTCATCGCTTACAAATCCACTCACATATCTGCGATTCTTTACACATGTATTCGGGCATGCAGGATGGAGTCATTTTATCGGAAATGCCTCCTATCTGTTATTGCTTGGACCGATGTTAGAAGAAAAATATGGTTCGAAAGAAATGTTGGAAGTGATCGGTGTAACAGCACTTGCGACCGGTATTGTGAATTACATCTTTTTCTGGAATGTAGCACTTTGTGGAGCGAGTGGTGTCGTATTTGCATTTATCGTGCTGGCGTCCTTTACCGGATTCCGAGCAGGCGAAATTCCGTTATCCTTTATTCTGGTTGCGATCATCTTTATCGGACAGCAGGTATATGAAGGTATCGCAGTACAGGACAATATCTCGAATATGGCACATATCGTTGGCGGTATTGTGGGTGCAGTTGTCGGATATAATCTGAACCGAAAATAAACGGTGTGATATTTGCAAGGGAGGACTTCTCAAATGAATCGAACATGTGAAATACATGACACCATATTGCAGGATGATCTGAAATTGAGAGAAAGACCGCTTAAGGTTCTGGCGGCTGTTGATTCTTTTAAGGGCAGTATGACATCTGTTCAGGCAGGCATGGCGGTTAAAAAAGGTCTGGAGAAAAATTATAAGAATTGTGAGATCGAAGTGGTTCCGGTTGCAGATGGCGGAGAGGGAACCATGGATGCGATCGCCTATGGAAAATCGAACATGAAACGTCATACAGTTAATGTAACAGGACCGCTTGGACAGGTCGTAAAGGCTTCTTATATCAGTTATGATGAAGCAGGAGAAAAAGTAGCATTGATCGAGATGGCAGAGGCAGCAGGACTTCCGCTTGTACCGGAGTCAGCCAGAAATCCGATGCATACAACTACATATGGAGTAGGCGAGATGATAAAGGATGCCATGCTGCATGGATGCCGGAGCTTTATTATAGGGATTGGCGGAAGCGCAACAAATGATGCCGGGATCGGAATGCTTCAGGCACTTGGATGCCATTTTCTTGACGAACATGGAAACGAAGTTTGCTATGGAGCAGAAGGACTTTCAAAAGTATGCGAGATTCACACAGAGGATATGTTACCGGAGCTTTCAGCATGTTCATTTCAGATTGCCTGTGACGTTACAAATCCGCTGGTTGGCGAGAATGGATGCAGCTATATCTTTGCACCGCAAAAGGGAGCAGATGCTCAGATGGTAGAGAACATGGAGAAATCCATGGTGCGTTATGCAGATCTGGTGGAACAGCAGAACTGGTCAGGCTGTAAGCAGGATAAAGTGCAAATGAATACAGACCCGGAGAAATGTCAGATGGACAGCATAATAAATCGTATGACACCGGGAGCAGGTGCAGCAGGCGGTCTTGGATATGCATTTCTAATGTTCCTGCATGCAAGATTACGACCGGGAATTGATATAGTATTTGATGAGATCCATTTAAAAGAAAGAATAAAAAATGTCGCTCTGGTTATTACCGGAGAGGGCAGGATGGATGCACAGACGTTAATGGGAAAAACTCCGGCAGGCGTAGCAAAACTTGCAAAAGCACAGAAGAAAAAAGTGGTTGCATTTGCTGGCTGCTTCGGGGAAGGCATCGAACAATGTATGGAGAGCGGCTTGTTTGATGCGTGTTATTCCATAACCGACGGACTGTCCGAAGAGGAACGAGGGAGAGCCATGCAGACAGAATGTGCCATGCAGAATATGGAACGAGCTGTGAGAGAGAAACTATAGCAAATAAGAAAGCCTGAATAGAGCAGTAAACTCTATTTGGGCTTTTTATGTAAGAACATTTAAAAGTCATATCACACTGTTAATATAGGCGTAAGGAGGTAAGAAATATGACATATCAGATACTG is a window from the Lachnospiraceae bacterium GAM79 genome containing:
- a CDS encoding helix-turn-helix transcriptional regulator — encoded protein: MKTLETNDWLVMNSIIYKIYTTGDFDAMRTQFLEQIKTVIDFDSADFYLASSNEKENLERPVFLNCDEDLSDIYENMDYSRGIMFSGRSMVYRETDIISDEKRVQTEYYQRVYKPNNWHYALQMIFGRNKHFLGVVTLYRTIGKEDFTYEDVFLMDMLKDHMAYRLSQDRNNQMTSQEKLTLTQAVKTYDLTKREQTILQLLLQGMENTEICDHLSITVNTLKKHILNIYRKLGIRNRVQMFKLIKEKE
- a CDS encoding P-II family nitrogen regulator, with amino-acid sequence MKEIILIIRPEKLEVLKSILDEKNCGGMTISTVMGCGTQKGTVEGVNEIKGFKTTINLLPKVRVEVVVEDSKVEQIILDVREKVATGHVGDGKIFIRNIEEAIRIRTGERGEKAL
- a CDS encoding ABC transporter ATP-binding protein is translated as MANVIVDIKDVNKIYGTNHVVKDLNLQVEEGEFLTLLGSSGCGKTTTLRMIAGFEEPTTGSIQVEGEPIEDKEPFERNVNTVFQSYALFPHKTIYDNVAYGLKMKKVPKKEIKERVAEMLEMVQLSGFEKRYPSQLSGGQKQRVAIARALINRPKVLLLDEPLGALDLKLRKQMQLELKRLQKKLHITFIYVTHDQEEALTMSDRIAIMHDGVMDQIGSPTDIYERPATKFVATFIGETNVFDGTIKSIANGKAVIGIENGDVTTSGSVTETEEKNTGFSVGEFVTVSVRPEKLHFSAEPVEGFSVPALVKDYIYVGSVVKCLAVLPNGNEVKMERLAGEELPKSGDKVFICWNPEDAVLIHSLDNSFYQSMENITLA
- a CDS encoding ABC transporter permease; this translates as MNKKRFREKTLPATIMVGPVTLWLILLVAVPLIYILVMSFCSIDQYYNVTFQFTFDNYKHLADSSYIKIYVQSLVIALLTTVICIVLAYPFTYIIARTKSRSKNLLYMLVIIPFWTNSLIRIYGWKTFLGSSGWLNTVLMKLHLISEPLNLLYNQGTTVFGMVYCLFPFMVLPLYTAIGKLDHTLLEASSDLGAKGWRTFFEVILPLTASGIFSGCIMVFIPCLGYFFVSNILGGGNADVIGNLIERQFKSGNNWPLGAALSIILIVITLILVKLYQKTGGDMDSLGV
- a CDS encoding ABC transporter permease; protein product: MSRKAKVRTKSILSKIFCSLIYIVLFMPIAVVVVNSFNATTSKPYLTWKGFTFDWYVKLFENQSLLTSFGNTMIIALVTTVLSTIIGTLGAIGMYKYKFKGKGIIDGLLYIPVVIPEIVMGISLLTVFAKVSIPRGMLTLIIAHITFCVPYVIFNVRARLSGYDISIEEASMDLGANRIRTFWEITLPVLRPGITAGALLAFTLSIDDVIISYFVNGNTMTYPLQVMASIKSGVAPDVNALSALILAGTIIFVVLTQGNLFKKKKQ
- a CDS encoding spermidine/putrescine ABC transporter substrate-binding protein, producing MKKNRKRAVSIALSLVLAMTAVNITGCGKKADSTNGELNLFIWTEYVPDEVIKDFEKEYGIKVNVSTFSSNEDMLAKVKSEDEGTYDIVQPSDYMVESMIAQGMLEKLDQDALTNLSNIGSQYLDPTYDPGNVYSVPYQGGVAAIAVNTDKVSTDIKGYADLFDPSLKGQIVALDDYRAVIGMTERSMGLSMNETDTAKLAEVETKLLTLKDNIAVYDSDSPKSSLISGDCNIGYCWSAEVALAMDENPSIKIVFPEEGAYKFIDNWAIAKGAKNYDNAMKFINYMCDPDVATKVMAEYPYLNANATAVEANEDYKNNEAKNVPAEVFEKGEFVGNLDTDTLTVYNDMWNKLKQ
- a CDS encoding aldehyde dehydrogenase family protein; this translates as MEPKKMYIDGEWVTGSMEKPFDVINPATGEVIAQVYESSVEDTKRAIAAAKKSFYQTREWRDMDSQTRSDMILKIADLIDKYADELAMLDTLDNGKPLREAEGDISDGIHCFRYYAGLCKTPHGGVYEVNDGFGKMHSYETREPVGVCAQITPWNYPFLMSVWKLAPALAAGNSIVFKPSPKAPLSTIRLFEIFEEAGLPKGCVNLLQGDAEIGTEMGENTDVDMITFTGSTRVGQSLMKAAATNVKKIGLELGGKSPNVIFADADLDGAVEWAMIGIFFNQGEVCSAGSRIIIEESIHDEFVARLKKKAEAMTIGNPVNNPDIGPVITEKDMEKVLSYIKSGIEEGATLVTGGERYTEGECAKGYFVRPTIFDNCTSDMKIVREEIFGPVVSIQTFKTEEEAIAMANDTVYGLAGAVFTSDITRAHRVISELRAGITWINCYNPTFNEAPWGGYKMSGIGRELGVHGIEEYQEVKQININLNPGIVGWYEH
- a CDS encoding putrescine aminotransferase → MSYEQVSKDLEKVIGYIHSDELTDDEKKLMTEQTLDYFDNYVSPGWLKYRKSVSTNSAVLEWKDHDGVCDGLYGEEFIDCLGGFGIYTCGHRNPEILDTVKAQLDHQALHSQELLDPLRGYLAKAVADITPGDLQYCFFTNGGAEAVEMALKLARIATGGRWYISTVGAFHGKSMGAISMGGKNTYRVPYTPMVQQVQHVEYGNAEDARKAIRNLIAVGEKVAAMIVEPIQGEAGVIVPPEGYLTELRQICDEYGVALIFDEIQTGMGRTGTMWRCEAEGVTPDIMTFGKAFGGGIMPITGIICKPSMWVQQLIDNPWLLGSPTFGGNPVCCSAAIATIKYMIDNDIPGQCASKGKILKAGLESLKAKYPEIIDDVRGVGLMLAVEFVTSDIGYSIAKGLFSRGVMTAGTLVNSKCIRFEPTAVITEEQIAAVIERMDAALADTKKEYNL
- a CDS encoding rhomboid family intramembrane serine protease, with translation MRKLKITFNAPVTLGFVFICFVVTLLGVLTGGGSTRLLFMTYHSSLTNPLTYLRFFTHVFGHAGWSHFIGNASYLLLLGPMLEEKYGSKEMLEVIGVTALATGIVNYIFFWNVALCGASGVVFAFIVLASFTGFRAGEIPLSFILVAIIFIGQQVYEGIAVQDNISNMAHIVGGIVGAVVGYNLNRK
- a CDS encoding glycerate kinase; this encodes MNRTCEIHDTILQDDLKLRERPLKVLAAVDSFKGSMTSVQAGMAVKKGLEKNYKNCEIEVVPVADGGEGTMDAIAYGKSNMKRHTVNVTGPLGQVVKASYISYDEAGEKVALIEMAEAAGLPLVPESARNPMHTTTYGVGEMIKDAMLHGCRSFIIGIGGSATNDAGIGMLQALGCHFLDEHGNEVCYGAEGLSKVCEIHTEDMLPELSACSFQIACDVTNPLVGENGCSYIFAPQKGADAQMVENMEKSMVRYADLVEQQNWSGCKQDKVQMNTDPEKCQMDSIINRMTPGAGAAGGLGYAFLMFLHARLRPGIDIVFDEIHLKERIKNVALVITGEGRMDAQTLMGKTPAGVAKLAKAQKKKVVAFAGCFGEGIEQCMESGLFDACYSITDGLSEEERGRAMQTECAMQNMERAVREKL